One Agelaius phoeniceus isolate bAgePho1 chromosome 8, bAgePho1.hap1, whole genome shotgun sequence genomic region harbors:
- the GNG5 gene encoding guanine nucleotide-binding protein G(I)/G(S)/G(O) subunit gamma-5 yields MSGSSNVAAMKKVVQQLRLEASVTRVKVSQAAADLKQFCLQNAQHDPLLTGVSSSTNPFRPQKVCSFL; encoded by the exons ATGTCGGGCTCCTCCAACGTGGCGGCCATGAAGAAGGTGGTGCAGCAGCTGCGCCTGGAGGCCAGTGTGACCCGCGTGAAG GTTTCTCAAGCTGCAGCTGACTTGAAGCAATTCTGCCTGCAGAATGCCCAACATGATCCCCTACTGACGGGAGTATCATCAAGTACAAATCCATTCAGAccccagaaagtttgttccttTTTGTAA
- the SPATA1 gene encoding spermatogenesis-associated protein 1 has translation MSLNQIRPRTSQLLELHVFYVPAEVWNFKLNTIPVALTSKFVSAGFIRVSPHITLRALRERLGEYLGGVTIADKFRFLKCIGKKLAVVKAKQETELELKSFAPPYALYPELYLLLGVEYFEDVYPLLSSPQQKHHVSEEDNNRFGHGSRLSSLSQQKPEKGKPFLESIQSRYQVENLEVPSPVEWGEKEPVPISHTNNKQDNNNRIPEKQFEEKDQSGSDGSLFTPSHSNPADQESGKCVLVLHTSEQNHLSQDQEDCSAPKWNDKAQGTAPTHVNHSDQQGQGNQRPQNHIKYQKELANMENNEHQKDTKLRRDRTQDAEILKIREDQTTDYVHKKQSLQQNRTKKTRVGLGEKLDNQANENKQNHLTCPKECISAPSPPFLAFTVNPELQVPVIQAAKNKMAEQLQQMKEDRRHMEEIREELRKKAKGLLEQNKLSRYRVREAWKKKYFETKRATLSLEDTLNKLQQDLELYHQKLLLQLEARDSQKRPKKTTTSKNYTIIRIATVQHELHQLRRKLEDTKMRLLIEMKMRKQAASDLQALRAELTQKKIHSSLILQSRKSGI, from the exons ATGTCATTGAATCAAATAAGACCTCGCACTTCACAG CTGTTGGAACTTCATGTTTTTTATGTCCCAGCAGAAGTGTGGAACTTCAAGCTGAATACAATTCCTGTAGCTCTTACTAGCAAATTTGTCTCAGCTGGATTTATAAG GGTGTCTCCTCACATCACATTAAGAGCGCTGCGGGAGAGGCTTGGAGAGTACCTGGGTGGAGTGACAATTGCAGataaattcagatttttaaaatgcattggGAAAAAACTAGCAGTG GTGAAAGCAAAGCAGGAAACAGAACTGGAACTGAAGTCATTTGCTCCTCCTTAT GCACTTTATCCTGAATTATATTTATTACTGGGAGTGGAATATTTTGAAGATGTTTATCCATTGCTATCATCACCTCAACAAAAACATCACGTTAGTGAAGAAGATAATAATAGGTTTGGTCATGGATCAAGATTATCCAGCCTTTCCCAACAGAAACCTGAAAAAGGCAAACCATTTTTAGAAAGTATACAAAGCAGGTATCAGGTAGAAAATCTGGAAGTGCCCAGTCCTGTGGAATGGGGTGAGAAAGAGCCTGTTCCAATTTCACACACAAACAACAAGCAAGACAATAACAACAGGATTCcagaaaaacagtttgaagAAAAAG ATCAAAGTGGATCTGATGGATCTCTCTTCACACCAAGTCATTCAAATCCTGCAGACCAGGAATCTGGAAAGTGTGTTCTGGTATTACACACCTCTGAGCAGAATCATCTCAGCCAAGATCAAGAAGACTGCAGTGCTCCTAAGTGGAATGACAAAGCCCAGGGAACTGCTCCTACTCATGTAAACCACAGTGATCAACAAGGCCAGGGTAACCAAAGACCCCAGAATCACATTAAATATCAAAAGG AACTAGCAAACATGGAAAATAATGAGCACCAAAAAGATACCAAATTAAGAAGAGACAGAACACAGGATGCTGAAATTCTTAAAATAAGGGAAGACCAAACTACAGATTATGTCCACAAAAAACAAAG CTTGCAGCAAAACAGAACTAAGAAGACTAGAGTTGGTCTTGGTGAAAAACTGGATAATCAG GCAAATGAAAACAAGCAAAATCATCTTACTTGTCCAAAAGAGTGTATTTCAGCTCCTAGTCCACCTTTTTTGGCATTTACTGTAAATCCTGAATTACAAGTTCCTGTAATTCAGGCAGCAA AAAACAAGATGGCAGAACAATTGCAACAAATGAAGGAAGACAGAAGGCACATGGAAGAAATTAGAGAAGAACTGAGAAAAAAGGCTAAAGGGCTACTGGAACAAAATAAGCTGAGCAGATACCGAG TGCGTGAGGCATGGAAGAAGAAGTACTTTGAAACCAAGAGAGCTACACTTTCACTGGAGGACACTTTAAACAAACTGCAACAGGATTTAGAGCTTTACCACCAGAAATTGCTCTTGCAACTGGAAGCCAGAGATAGCCAAAAACgaccaaagaaaacaacaaccTCCAAG AATTACACAATCATCCGGATTGCTACAGTGCAGCACGAACTCCACCAACTGAGGAGGAAGCTGGAGGATACAAAAATGAGACTCCTAATAGAAATGAAG ATGAGAAAGCAGGCAGCATCTGATTTACAAGCACTGAGAGCAGAACTGACACAGAAGAAGATTCATTCATCTTTAATTCTCCAGtccagaaaatcaggaatttAA
- the RPF1 gene encoding ribosome production factor 1 produces MAGEGSGPGPGDGAGPPAPERVLFPPTFSVSEIKNKQRRHFMFLRWKQQQRKEKLALKKKRRKEREALGDKAPPKPVPKTIENQRVYDETTVDPNDEEVAFDEATDEFAPYFNRQTVPKILITTSDRPRGRTVRFCEQLATVIPNSHVFYRRGLALKRIIPQCIARDFTDLIVINEDRKIPNGLVLSHLPDGPTAHFRMSSVRLRKEIKRKGKEPTEHVPEVILNNFTTRLGHSIGRMFAALFPHDPQFIGRQVATFHNQRDYIFFRFHRYIFKSEKKVGIQELGPRFTLKLRSLQKGTFDSKFGEYEWIHKRREMDTSRRKFHL; encoded by the exons ATGGCGGGTGAGGGCAGCGGGCCCGGGCCGGGGGATGGCGccggcccgcccgccccggAGCGGGTGCTCTTCCCGCCCACCTTCAGCGTGTCCGAGATCAAGAACAAGCAGCGTCGGCACTTCATGTTCCTTcgctggaagcagcagcagaggaag GAGAAGTTGGCCCttaagaagaagaggaggaaagagcGAGAGGCTCTCGGAGACAAA gCACCTCCAAAACCTGTACCAAAGACTATTGAAAATCAACGAGTGTATGATGAAACCACTGTAGATCCCAATGATGAAGAG GTTGCCTTTGATGAAGCAACTGATGAATTTGCACCATACTTTAATAGACAGACTGTTCCCAAAATTCTTATTACAACATCAGACCGACCTCGTGGG AGAACAGTGAGATTCTGTGAGCAGCTGGCTACTGTTATACCCAACTCACACGTCTTCTACCGAAGAGGGCTGGCTTTGAAAAGAATCATTCCACAGTGCATTGCAAGGGACTTCACAGATTTAATTGTCATTAATGAAGATCGCAAAATACCAA ATGGTCTTGTTTTAAGTCACTTGCCTGATGGTCCAACTGCTCATTTTAGAATGAGTAGTGTGCGTTTGCGTAAAGAAATAAAG CGGAAAGGGAAGGAGCCCACGGAACACGTCCCTGAAGTGATCCTGAATAATTTCACAACGCGCCTCGGCCATTCCATCGGCCGCATGTTTGCTGCGCTCTTCCCACACGATCCTCAGTTCATTGGGAGACAAGTAGCTACATTTCACAACCAGAGAGACTACATCTTTTTCAGATTCCACAG ATATATCTTCAAGAGTGAAAAGAAAGTGGGAATTCAAGAACTTGGGCCACGTTTTACATTGAAGCTGAGGTCACTTCAAAAAGGAACCTTTGATTCCAAATTTGGAGAGTATGAGTGGATTCATAAG CGTCGAGAAATGGACACAAGTAGAAGAAAATTCCATTTGTAA
- the CTBS gene encoding di-N-acetylchitobiase, with translation MGRPWGGWLLPVGLLQLLGPAGACPCRDPRLCQPVTGPAGSEVFVFDVGKEAWKSYDWSKITTVAAFGKYDPELMCYAHSKGSRIVLKGDVPLQEIVDPAKRAAWISQQVDLAKKQYMDGINIDIEQEVNETSPEYYALTELVRETTDAFHREIAGSQVTFDVAWSPACIDKRCYNYTGIADACDFLFVMSYDEQSQIWTDCVAKANAPYLQTLVGYEEYIAMGIDPKKLVMGVPWYGYDYVCQNLSTEHVCSLPKVPFRGAPCSDAAGSQVPYAAIMKQVNSSLSGLLWDEVQKAPFYEYKDSVGQFHQVWFDDPHSISLKAAYVKSRGLRGIGMWNGNSLDYSKEAAAEQQTQAMWQALTP, from the exons ATGGGGCGGCCGTGGGGCGGGTGGTTGCTGCCCGTCggtctcctgcagctgctgggcccTGCCGGCGCCTGCCCCTGCCGGGACCCGCGGCTGTGCCAGCCCGTCACGGGCCCCGCCGGCTCCGAG GTATTCGTGTTTGATGTGGGGAAGGAAGCATGGAAATCCTACGACTGGTCCAAAATTACCACTGTGGCAGCTTTCGGGAAGTACGATCCTGAGCTCATGTGCTATGCCCACTCCAAAGGCTCGAGGATAGTACTGAAAG GTGATGTACCTCTTCAGGAAATTGTTGATCCTGCTAAAAGAGCAGCATGGATATCCCAACAGGTGGACCTTGCAAAAAAGCAGTATATGGATGGAATTAACATAGATATAGAGCAAGAAGTTAATGAAACCTCCCCTGAGTATTATGCATTGACAGAGCTTGTTAGAGAAACTACAGATGCTTTTCACAGAGAAATAGCTGGATCACAG GTAACATTTGATGTGGCTTGGTCTCCAGCATGCATAGATAAAAGGTGCTACAACTACACTGGAATTGCAGATGCCTGTGACTTTTTATTTGTGATGTCATATGATGAACAGAGCCAGATCTGGACAGACTGTGTTGCAAAAGCCAATGCTCCTTACCTGCAGACTTTAGTTG GATATGAAGAGTACATTGCTATGGGCATTGATCCTAAGAAGCTTGTGATGGGTGTCCCCTGGTATGGCTATGACTATGTCTGCCAAAACCTATCCACG GAGCATGTTTGTTCCCTTCCCAAGGTGCCTTTCCGTGGGGCTCCTTGCAGTGATGCTGCAGGGAGCCAGGTGCCCTACGCAGCCATCATGAAGCAGGTGAACAGTTCtctctcagggctgctgtgggatgagGTGCAGAAGGCTCCATTTTATGAGTACAAG GATTCTGTTGGTCAGTTCCACCAGGTATGGTTTGATGACCCTCACAGCATCTCTCTAAAAGCAGCATATGTGAAGAGTCGAGGCTTAAGGGGCATTGGCATGTGGAATGGAAATAGTCTTGACTATTCCAAGGAAGCTGCAGCAGAACAACAAACTCAAGCAATGTGGCAAGCTCTGACCCCATAA